GGATATTCAATGGCAACCCAATAACCGCGCGCTTTTTCGACACTCAGAACTTCGAACAGGGCATTTATGAGAACTGATTCCTCAAAGCGTGGTGTGACTGTCGGTTATCGTCCAATGGCGATGCTATCGTGATGTTGTATGCCTGTGGGTTTTCGATATAATACAGGAGGTTACCACCCAAGACGATTAAAGAAATCCTGGGTATATTGCCCTAATAGGGGCGCAGCAACCTATCAATAATCCGGTCCATCAAAAGGTGACCCTATCGAACAATTCTATTTCATTAACCGAGCTCTCGCTCTGTGTGCCTGAGAGGCAGCACTCGTCATTCTCCACCAGGGTCTCGTCTTCAAACGATTCCATGATTGGGGGAATGCCATATGATTGCGTATTTCGCGGCACGTTTTTTGCGAAGGTTGCCTTTATCGTGCAGGAAGGACAGGAACCGAATAAGGGAAGCGACATTGTTTCTTGAGCGCCGCAATCGTAGTTGCATTGGAGGGCGTCTTTGCAGTAGATGTTGATGGTGGAGGCGGGATCTTCATGGAAGCATATGGCGTGGTACCAGATGATGCAGTGGCACATATTGATCAGATATATGCCTTTTCGGATGGGAGCGTTTCAGCTGCTTCAGGGATACCCAGACTTCAAAATTCCAAAAGGAATTATTGAcagtggaggagatggataGACTGAAGTTGCGAAGCTGAGAGGTGGACACAAAGTTTGATGTCTCCGCTTTCTACTAGGTAGTTAAGGAGCCTTTATATAAGGTAAACAATAAATAACTGTGGAGAGAGGTGACAGAAATGTGTGGTTGCCCTCCACGCTGAAAGGATTCCTACCGGGAGTGGCACTGGAATGTGAAAATCTACTGAGAACCACTGTCGTGTTACCGAGTGGTTCTTTGTTACCAGCTTTGGAAGTGTGCAGGGAAGATCCTTTTCACAGTAATTAATAAACCGAAGATATTTGAACTTGTCTAATTAGTGATTATATTTACTTGGATAATATCTGAAAGAAGCAGCAAAGATCATGAACAAAAGTAAATGAGCGATGTATACAACATCACGTGACCAGGCAACAGGGGAGGGAGACTGATTGGTGGGGCAGATCATGGAATTGATGGTTCCAGATCCTGCAGATTTTCGCCTCAGGCAATTCACTTCAGCCTTCGCCTTTACCCAAGCTTTGTCCGACCTCCGATAAGACATCGACTATCTAAccacctcttcttcctttcgcCCACCTTTTGTTTAATCTAACACCTTCCTCGAACTTCTACGCTCGTCCTTCCTATTAGATACACCTCCAACCGACCTTGTTCCCACTCTAGCTCCGAAATCGCAAGACCTGACCCTCCGCGCGAAGCCTTTACTTACAACGATACACTGACGAGCTTTTCCGCAACACGTACCAGATTGCAACTATGTCGCTGTGCCTGAACCGTTTGACGGAAGAGAGGTATGCTTCGAAGACCTTACCTCACCTGGgcacccttcttcacctttaCCTAGTCTTTGCCCCTCAGCGAGCTAACTAGAGACTTTTGCGCGCAGGAAGCAATGGCGCAAGGATCACCCGTTTGGTTTTTACGCGAAACCTCATCGAACTGCGCAGGGTGTGCTTGACCTGAAACGCTGGGAGTGTGGTGTTCCTGGCAAGTCGCAGACACTTTGGGAGGGTGGCTTATTCAAGCTCGATGTCATATTCCCTGATGGTGAGTGGCAACTTTCGCCGACTCTTTTTTTCTATAGCCCAGCGCAAATATACTGACTGGTATTTCTCTCTGCTTAGAGTACCCGACCAAACCACCAAAGTGTACGTGTTCCCTCTCTGCGCCGTGTCATTGCTTGTCGGCGTTTCAttcgagctggagctgcgcGCCATTATACCCTTGTGTCACATTGCATAACTGATACTCCCTCCCAATGTTCACGGTTTATGATGACGGTATGAGCTGACGTAGTGCTGTGTTGTATAGGCAAGTTCGTTCCGCCGCTCTTCCATCCG
This genomic interval from Aspergillus puulaauensis MK2 DNA, chromosome 7, nearly complete sequence contains the following:
- the UBC9 gene encoding E2 SUMO-conjugating protein UBC9 (COG:O;~EggNog:ENOG410PK5S;~InterPro:IPR000608,IPR027230,IPR016135,IPR023313;~PFAM:PF00179,PF14461;~go_function: GO:0019789 - SUMO transferase activity [Evidence IEA]), with translation MSLCLNRLTEERKQWRKDHPFGFYAKPHRTAQGVLDLKRWECGVPGKSQTLWEGGLFKLDVIFPDEYPTKPPKCKFVPPLFHPNVYPSGTVCLSILNEDEAWKPAITIKQILLGIQDLLNDPNPESPAQAEAYNLFKKDKPAYERRVKQVVRENPSL